The DNA region AATGACACGCTAGTAAAATTTAAGTGATTGGTTTATGGAGTAAAATATGTGCTTCTAttgcaattttaaaatttagtgTTCTGTTCTTATCAAGAAAATTCGGTCAAATcgacaaatcaaaaataatttcatttcacaataCAAAGTTTTGACAGTTACAGACACATTAACAGCATTATAGATCGTACTTTTTGATATTCTTTACCCAACATTATGCTTGCTGATTTTCTATTTCCCTCTTTCTCTCGTTCCTAGACAAAACAAACCACTTCAACTTCTACAAATCAAAAGGAACAAAACAAAATGGATCGTTTCTCATATTCACAGACAGCTTCCAATTATCAAAATCAATCTTAATTTTCTCTCTAACGATTTGCCTTCCGTTCTCCTTCAATTCCATTCCTAACCTGCCCCAAAATAAGCTGATGCCCTTCTCTTAGAAGCTCATGTAGCCACGGGAGGTGGAGCGACGCCTAGCACACAGATAAGAGATTAGAACGACCAGAATAAGTGCAGCCAGGGCAATTCCAACGGCAATGGGCACTACGTCAGACGTCTCAGAGCTATCGCAGTCGTGCACGGTTGAGAATCCAGTGGCGTTGGTGGCCCGGAACGCCTCCACCTGGACTTGACTGACGCTGATCCATCCAATCAATTCCTTAGCATCGATGGTCTCGGTCAGATTCAACTTCTGAACTCGTGTGCAATGGTATGACATCTTTTCGGGAGTCTTGAACTCTCCATCGCTCCTATGAATTAGCTGAAGCGTTTGATTTTCTGCAATATCAAGATTACTTAAGTTATCtttttatacaaaaatgtataatcTACATACCCTTGGCATCGGGGAAGTCCTCAGCAAGCAAGGTCAGATGGATTTGAATGGAGGAGAGCACAGTGGTGTCGTTCTTCTTGTCGAAATACATCAGCAGCGATTGCTTGGAAGTATTGGGTCCCCAAATCAGATGAACATTCTGGATGGTCGGTCTGTCGCACTCTTTGTCTTCAACTGTGGCGTTGCTGGGGATGTTGTAAAGACCGTGGGTAAGGTTTCCATCTGAAGAAAAAATAAGTATTTTTCTTTAGTCAGGTTTCTCTGCACATAGTTCTGTCTGCAAGAATGTAAGACAACAATAATGTCTTGGAGACAGaacattttttatagttaGGTTACAAGCTTTGAAAAACATTCTTTGAAAACGCTGTTTGGACTTAAAGTAACGttaaatatgcttaaattctaAATGTTTCCTTACTCTTATCCTCGTAGGTGAAGTTAAGCTGGGCTGCCATTTGGAGCATAATGCAGGAGGCATTCCAAGTGCCCACGGAGGGCGCCGGAAAAGGTTGAGGAGCATGGGTCGTGGTTGGCGCTGGTGCTGGTGTGGTCGTCGTCTTTGGTGGCTCAGTGGAGGTTGTGGGGGTGGTCGGCGGGATCGTCGATGTTGAACTGGTGGTGATTGGCTTCTCTGTAGTTGTAGAAGTCGTTGTTGTTGAGGTGGATGCGGTTGTGCTGTTGGTTGATGGGTGTTCCGAAGTCGTTTCAGGAGTCTTGAAACCCGGCAAACCAATCAATGTTTGGGAGAGCACTGAAAAAAAAGGGTTacgaattttaaaattttatgtcTGTTTAATAAATTAGATTTTTTGCAAATAAACCCTTTGAAACTAGAGGCAGCTTTAAAAACTGTCTATTCTAATGGAAACGATAATTTTAGATCTTCCGAACTAAATCTGGAATATGTGTAACGATCTGCTATCATTGCATAACCTATGTTTCATTTTAACGAATCTCTTAACCAGTAACCATGAGTGTGAGTCATATTGCACTGAATGAATAATTTATTTCCGTTTTCACAGAGTGATAAGGATAGAATCGAATGATATGTGCGGTGAGCAGCACAAGTTGTCACCAGTTGCAGATGTGTATATATGCTGACAATATTAAAGTGAATATACGAGTTAAGTTGAGAATGGAATGTCATTCCGTACCATGGTTGCGTTGCTCGATTGATGATAAAGTTAACAAAAGAAGGCACTTTTCCAGCCACAAAGTTCAGTTTTATCTATGTAGCTTTTCTGCTTTTCTTTTTACTACTCGTATttcaaaaacaaatcaaaGTCCAACGTGTTGTTGTTTCCCCATCGGTATAAGTGAGTCATACACTAATTGAAGCAGTGTTTTACTTTATATACCTATTCATTTTTCACATGGAATCTGTTTTAAGCTCAGCATTCAATGTGCGGTCACGGATCCACCCACGGCCCCCCGTTCTAGTTCAATGCCGTTTGGTAATGCAGTCCAGAGAGATGACCTTTAAATGCAAGTTAAGCAAGCACACAGCACAGACTGAGGAAAGCAGACAGAAGACAGCAGACAAGGGGCGTGTCGCGCCTTAGACATGTAATACACTTTTCCGGCGAAGAGGGAAAAATGCTGGGAAAATAAATCGCATGTGGTAATAAGATTTATTCTCCACTGCCATGCAGGAAGAGTGCAAGTGTTGGTTTTTTAGAAGGAACAGAGGAATCCGATAGTATAGGACATAGTTCACACTTTTTTCGTTCGTTGTATGTACTTTATTATTTCAATTTTCCCGTGAAGGTCAAGTTTTGAAAGtcatttgattttttatggaTAAGCATGTGTGATTGCAGTGGCTGGATGGACTTAGTAGTTAACCAAATggttaatattatatatataatcgCTTAAATGAATCATAGTGTTGTCATCTTTTCAGTTTCAGGCTTAGGTCTACAGTTTTTGTTGATGGATTCTAACCCCCTGATAAGTTTTGCGgtctttaatttaattattttgcacAACATGTTGTTGGTGTTCCTAAAACTTTCCGATTCTATTGGTATCAGCAAGACTATCGCACATGTAAACTAATGTGTGCCACATGCGGGATCTACATACATTATAGACGTACCTAAGTAGTTGTGAAATCAAATGCAAATACCCCGGCCTATGGAGATTAGGAGTGGAAAAATAGCAGCC from Drosophila subpulchrella strain 33 F10 #4 breed RU33 chromosome 2L, RU_Dsub_v1.1 Primary Assembly, whole genome shotgun sequence includes:
- the LOC119547001 gene encoding lysosome-associated membrane glycoprotein 1; this encodes MFASKLLLCSALLMLNGAVLSQTLIGLPGFKTPETTSEHPSTNSTTASTSTTTTSTTTEKPITTSSTSTIPPTTPTTSTEPPKTTTTPAPAPTTTHAPQPFPAPSVGTWNASCIMLQMAAQLNFTYEDKNGNLTHGLYNIPSNATVEDKECDRPTIQNVHLIWGPNTSKQSLLMYFDKKNDTTVLSSIQIHLTLLAEDFPDAKENQTLQLIHRSDGEFKTPEKMSYHCTRVQKLNLTETIDAKELIGWISVSQVQVEAFRATNATGFSTVHDCDSSETSDVVPIAVGIALAALILVVLISYLCARRRSTSRGYMSF